The nucleotide sequence ACATTATAAGTAATAGAATTCCTATTCCACTAAATATTGTAGAGAATCCAAAATTTTGAGTAAACCCTGCTATTATACCAGAAAATATACTGGCAAAGAAGTTTGTTAAAAACCATAGTCCCATAAACAAAGTAGCATATTTAGCCGGAGCCAGCCTATTTACCATGGCATTTCCTACTGGAGATAAACAAAGCTCTCCTACAGTATTGAAAAAATAAGTTCCTGTTATAAATATCAATCCAGCTTTGACACTAGGATCCGAAGTTCCATTAGTTGATAATACAGAAAGTACCATAATTCCAAAACCTAAAGACATAAGAAGCATCCCAAGAGACATCTTTACAGGAATAGACAGGTCGCCTCTTTTTGTTTTGGATAATTTAATCCAAATAATCCCCAATACAGGAGCTATTGTCACACACAAAATTGAATTAAGTGATGTAAACCAAGGAACAGGTATATCGAACCCTCCAACACCTCTGTCTACAAAATCCCTTGCGTAAAGAGCAAAAGAGGTATAAGATTGATTAAATGCAGTCCAGAATACAGTTACAAAAACACATATTATTAATAGAGCACACACTTTATCTTTTTCACTTTTTGTTAAAGGTTCCTTAATAACCTTTCCATCTTTACCTTTGTGGCTGCGAGCTATAGGATCTCTTCCAACTTCTTTTAGATATCCTGGAGCCAGCATCTTAAATACAAAAGCACCCAACAATATTCCTCCACCACAAAATGCAAAAGCTACTTTATATCCATAAAATATGATAGACCCATCTCTTCCAACTACAGAAAATAAGTTATCTGCAACTAAACCTATTATTAAAGGGGCTAAAAATGCTCCTAAATTTACTGCCGTATATTGTAAACTATAAGCTGCATCTTTCCTGGCAGTATCCCCCTTGGGATATAAGTTCCCTATAATATTGGTTCCACTGGCTTTAAAAAAACCATTTCCTATTATTATAGTTATCAAGGCTACGTATAGTCCTGTCTGACTCTGACTTCCAAATAATATAAAATCTCCTATTCCTATGAGCACACACCCTATAAATATACATTTTTGCTGCCCCAAGTAATTATCTGCCAGCCACCCTCCAATTATTGGTGTTAAGTAGATAAATCCAGTAAAAAAACCAAAAAGAGAAGTCGCAGTTTTTACGTCCATCCCCAATCCGCCCTGAGTTAAGTTCGCTGTAAAAAATAAGACCAATATAGCTGTCATTCCATAATAACTAAATCTTTCCCATAAAATAGTGAAACACATCAACCAAAATCCCTTTGGATGCCCTTCTTTTTTCCCTGTAACTGTTGTCATAAAATCCCTCCTTATCTGTATCTTACAAATTAAGTATACTTCCCTATTTTATTGGAGTCAATAGTTCTCAAAAAAATATTCTAAGTTTTTTTTAATTTCATTCTAAGTTTTTTCTAATGACAGTTTTGTAGTAGTTTATTGGTATTTTTTCATTTTAAAAGCCTGAGTTTTGTGACATACAAAACTCAGGCTTTTAATTTTTATTTTTTTCTTCCTATAGCTAACTCATCTGCTAATATCTTAACAGTTTCTATAATCTCACCGTCTTTTTTCAATAGTTCAAGTTCATCTTTTTTAGCTCTACCTTTATTATAATCTTCCAAGGCCTTATAATCCTTAAGTTGTGGTTCATTTTTCCCCTTCATCTTCTCATTGGTTATAGCGAGCCATTTATCTTCTAATTCCTTAGTTTCCATCTTTCTGACTGCTCTATTTAAAGATACCTCTTTGTCCTTTGTTATCTCCTCTATAATACCATATCTTTTGACATTATAGATAAAGTCAGGATTATTTGCTATCCTTTCATTATGTTTCTTAGTTAAATATTCTTTCAGTTTAATGTTATTTTTACTATTTTCTCCATTTATCAGAGATTCTACCTCATCCCAAGGAAGCGGGTTATCTAGAGAACTCTCTCCTATTTCCGCACTGTCGTATGTAGGCGGAAATAAGATATCCGGCGTTACCCCTTTATGCTGCGTACTGCCACCGTCTATACGATAAAATTTACCATTTGTATACTTTAGCTCTCCAAGATCTAATTGTTTTATAGTCTGTACTGTTCCTTTCCCAAAAGTAGGAGTCCCTACGATTATTCCACGTCCATAATCCTGCATTGCTGCTGCAAAAATTTCAGATGCAGATGCACTGAGTCTGTTTACCATTACTATCACTGGTTTATCAAAATAAGTTGTCATGTCGCTATCTCCTAAATAACTTACACGACCTCCTTCTTTTACTTGAACTACAGGCCCGTAAGGTATAAATAATCCCATAAGATTATTCACTTCGCTGAGAGATCCGCCTCCATTATTTCTAAGATCTATGATCAACCCATCTATATTTTCCTTATTTAATTTTTCTATTATTTTTTTTACATCCCTGGTAGTACTCTTATAATCTTTATCTCCCTTACTATAGGCATCAAAATCCATATAAAATGAAGGCAGATTGATTACTCCTATTTTATAATTAGAGTTCTTAGATTTAGCTTCCTTTATAAAATATCTGGCTCCCCTATCCTCTAATTTCACATTTTCCCTTACAAAAGTATATTCTTTAGCCGTTTTACTGCCACTCGGAATTACTTTTAACTTTACAGTTGTCCCCTCTTTTCCTCTGATAAGGTTTACTGCATCTCCCAAGGGCCAATCCATTATATCTTCAAAAGCCTTTCCATCTGTAGCTACAGCTATTATTTTATCCTCAGGCTGAAGTTCTTTCCCCTTTGCAGCCGGCCCGTCAGGCATAATTTTTACTACCTTAATAACCCCTTTTTCCCCAGTAAGTACAGCTCCTATTCCTGAAAGCTGCAATTTCATACTTATATTAAAGTCCGCTATTTCCTTAGCCGAAAGATATGTTGTATGAGGATCATACTCCTTTAAAAAAGCATTTACAAAATACGAATATATATCATCTGTAGTTTTTTTCTCCAATAATTTTTGTCTTGTCTCCATCCTACTTTTCATCCTGTCAATACTTTTTTCATACGTCAGTTCTTCGTAATCCTCTAAAGATAAGATAGATGATTTCAACATCTTCTTCCAGTGGCTTTCATATTCTTCTTTTGTTACAAAATATGGTTCTTCTTCCCTGTCATAAACTAATTTTTCATCCAAAGTAAAATCTAAATTTTTAGGATTTTCTAATAATTTAGTCTGATATTTATTTACCCTTTCCACAGCTTCTTTATAGATATCATAGATTTCAAAAGCTGCTCTGGAGTTTCCGTTTAAAAAGTCATCATCTAATTGTTTTCCCCACTTTTTATAAATTTCATCGACCTCAGCTTGGGTAAAATATTGATGGTTATAATCCAATGTATCCAGATAATTTTTTAATACATTTTTAGAAAATTGATCATCTATATCTAAATCCTTATAGTGAGTTGTTTCCAGTGAAAAAGATATATCCGATAATACCCTATTCATCTGCTCCTTTTTTTCTGTGTCTACTTTAGCAACAGAAACTATTGCTATAAGCAGTATCCCTATTAATACCGTTATTTTTCTGTATATTTTCATATTATGCCTCCTAGTATCTTATTTTTTCAGAGTTTCCCATCTTTGGTCTGTCTTTTCTTTCAAATCTAATATTTTCTAAGTTCCTCTGCCAATAGATCTGTTATACGATATTTTTTTAAATCATAAGTTGTGTGGTCTATCTTTGATACCGGCATAATCCCCATTATAGAATTAGTCAAAAATACTTCATCTGCATCTAATAGTTTTTTTAAGGAAAAAAATCCCTGCTTCAACTCTAAATGTTTATTTTTATCTATAATCTCTATAAGTTTTTCTCTGATTATCCCTTTTAACAAACCACATTCCTTTGTAGGCGTATGGATCATCCCATCTTTAATAAAAAATATATTAGATGTTGCCCCTTCAGATATATAATTTTTACAATCTAAAAACAATACTTCATCACTGCCAATGTTTTTGGCTTCTCTAAGGGCATATATATTTTCTAGATAATTTACTGATTTAATCCCAGATATGATAGAGTTGGGATTCCTTTTGAATTCAGATATTTCCATCTTAAATCCCTCTCGATATTTTGAACTCTTATATTTGTTTTCCCTGTGGGTAACCAGTATATCAAAGGAGTCAGCGTTTTTGAGGACCGTTACCCTCAAAACAGAATTTTCTAAGGAGTTTTTCTGGATATAAAGGTTTAAATACAGGCTTAATTTTTCAAAATTAAGATCCATATTTATCTTAAGTCTTTTAACCGCTTTAATCAATCGATTATAATGTTCTTCCAAATAAATTAATTTTTTATTTTCCAATAAAATCGTCTCAAAAACTCCATACCCATATAGCAAACCATCTTCTATATCCAGTTTAAATTCATCTGATGATATAAATTTATTATTTGAAATTATGTAATTCATCATACTCAACTCCTAAGTTATGTTTAATGCCTTCACCAATGCCCTGCCCTTTACCAGGCTTTCTTCATATTCTTCATGGGGATCTGAATCCCAGACGATCCCTCCTCCTACTTGAAAATATGCCTTTTTATCCTTTAACACTATTGTTCTAATAGCAATATTCAGATCCATATTCCCATCAAATCCCAGATATCCTATGCTCCCGGTATATATATTTCTGGTTGTTGTTTCTA is from Psychrilyobacter atlanticus DSM 19335 and encodes:
- a CDS encoding carboxy terminal-processing peptidase; translation: MKIYRKITVLIGILLIAIVSVAKVDTEKKEQMNRVLSDISFSLETTHYKDLDIDDQFSKNVLKNYLDTLDYNHQYFTQAEVDEIYKKWGKQLDDDFLNGNSRAAFEIYDIYKEAVERVNKYQTKLLENPKNLDFTLDEKLVYDREEEPYFVTKEEYESHWKKMLKSSILSLEDYEELTYEKSIDRMKSRMETRQKLLEKKTTDDIYSYFVNAFLKEYDPHTTYLSAKEIADFNISMKLQLSGIGAVLTGEKGVIKVVKIMPDGPAAKGKELQPEDKIIAVATDGKAFEDIMDWPLGDAVNLIRGKEGTTVKLKVIPSGSKTAKEYTFVRENVKLEDRGARYFIKEAKSKNSNYKIGVINLPSFYMDFDAYSKGDKDYKSTTRDVKKIIEKLNKENIDGLIIDLRNNGGGSLSEVNNLMGLFIPYGPVVQVKEGGRVSYLGDSDMTTYFDKPVIVMVNRLSASASEIFAAAMQDYGRGIIVGTPTFGKGTVQTIKQLDLGELKYTNGKFYRIDGGSTQHKGVTPDILFPPTYDSAEIGESSLDNPLPWDEVESLINGENSKNNIKLKEYLTKKHNERIANNPDFIYNVKRYGIIEEITKDKEVSLNRAVRKMETKELEDKWLAITNEKMKGKNEPQLKDYKALEDYNKGRAKKDELELLKKDGEIIETVKILADELAIGRKK
- a CDS encoding peptide MFS transporter; protein product: MTTVTGKKEGHPKGFWLMCFTILWERFSYYGMTAILVLFFTANLTQGGLGMDVKTATSLFGFFTGFIYLTPIIGGWLADNYLGQQKCIFIGCVLIGIGDFILFGSQSQTGLYVALITIIIGNGFFKASGTNIIGNLYPKGDTARKDAAYSLQYTAVNLGAFLAPLIIGLVADNLFSVVGRDGSIIFYGYKVAFAFCGGGILLGAFVFKMLAPGYLKEVGRDPIARSHKGKDGKVIKEPLTKSEKDKVCALLIICVFVTVFWTAFNQSYTSFALYARDFVDRGVGGFDIPVPWFTSLNSILCVTIAPVLGIIWIKLSKTKRGDLSIPVKMSLGMLLMSLGFGIMVLSVLSTNGTSDPSVKAGLIFITGTYFFNTVGELCLSPVGNAMVNRLAPAKYATLFMGLWFLTNFFASIFSGIIAGFTQNFGFSTIFSGIGILLLIMSVSLFSLRKPLLRLMGEGEREAVLKKA
- a CDS encoding aminotransferase class IV, with product MMNYIISNNKFISSDEFKLDIEDGLLYGYGVFETILLENKKLIYLEEHYNRLIKAVKRLKINMDLNFEKLSLYLNLYIQKNSLENSVLRVTVLKNADSFDILVTHRENKYKSSKYREGFKMEISEFKRNPNSIISGIKSVNYLENIYALREAKNIGSDEVLFLDCKNYISEGATSNIFFIKDGMIHTPTKECGLLKGIIREKLIEIIDKNKHLELKQGFFSLKKLLDADEVFLTNSIMGIMPVSKIDHTTYDLKKYRITDLLAEELRKY